Proteins encoded by one window of Musa acuminata AAA Group cultivar baxijiao chromosome BXJ2-9, Cavendish_Baxijiao_AAA, whole genome shotgun sequence:
- the LOC135622172 gene encoding jacalin-related lectin 3-like, with protein MASNHIKTAAHARGGVRKCPCDNESRWAMEPADKITGISIGAASCVNSIKITFDIDGTTRVTPRYGGPGGELFQFTLMQDEYLTSVSGYVKYDCSEFPCVSQLTFTTNLGKTYGPYGGGGGTFFEVNVEYDEIKGFFGQATTEYLTAFGVYVMLT; from the exons ATG GCTTCAAACCATATCAAGACGGCCGCGCATGCCCGAGGGGGCGTCCGCAAATGTCCATGCGACAACGAGTCTCGTTGGGCCATGGAACCTGCAGACAAAATCACTGGCATCAGCATTGGCGCTGCTTCATGCGTAAACTCCATTAAGATAACCTTCGACATCGACGGAACCACTCGCGTAACTCCCAGATATGGAGGCCCCGGCGGTGAACTATTCCAG TTTACTCTCATGCAAGATGAATACCTCACCTCCGTTTCTGGGTATGTCAAATACGACTGTTCTGAATTTCCATGCGTCTCTCAGCTCACGTTTACCACCAATCTTGGAAAGACATACGGTCCATATGGAGGTGGGGGTGGAACCTTTTTTGAAGTCAACGTAGAATATGACGAGATTAAGGGCTTCTTCGGACAAGCAACTACAGAGTATCTCACTGCATTTGGAGTCTACGTGATGCTGACTTAG
- the LOC135622156 gene encoding jacalin-related lectin 3-like, with product MNTPLSIHPLSPHRVECVCISSGVKGVPSFNSSLMASNQIKTAAHARGGVPKCPCGNESRWAMEPADKITGISIGAASCVNSIKITFDIDGTTRVTPRYGGPGGELFQFTLMQDEYLTSVSGYVKHDCSEFPCVSQLTFTTNLAKTYGPYGGGGGTFFEVNVEYDEIKGFFGHATEEYLTAFGVYVMLA from the exons ATGAATACCCCCCTATCCATCCATCCTCTCTCTCCCCATCGAGTCGAGTGTGTTTGCATATCATCCGGTGTGAAAGGAGTTCCTTCATTCAATAGCTCGCTgatg GCTTCCAACCAGATCAAGACGGCCGCGCATGCCCGAGGGGGCGTCCCCAAATGTCCATGCGGCAACGAGTCTCGTTGGGCCATGGAACCTGCAGACAAAATCACTGGCATCAGCATTGGCGCTGCTTCATGCGTAAACTCCATTAAGATAACCTTCGACATCGACGGAACCACTCGCGTGACTCCCAGATATGGAGGCCCCGGCGGTGAACTATTCCAG TTTACTCTCATGCAAGATGAATACCTCACCTCCGTTTCTGGGTATGTCAAACACGACTGTTCTGAATTTCCATGTGTATCTCAACTCACGTTTACCACCAATCTTGCAAAGACATACGGTCCATATGGAGGTGGGGGTGGAACCTTTTTCGAAGTCAACGTAGAATATGACGAGATTAAGGGCTTCTTTGGTCATGCAACTGAAGAGTATCTCACTGCATTTGGAGTCTACGTGATGCTGGCTTAG
- the LOC135623637 gene encoding uncharacterized protein LOC135623637, with translation MASAVSTAAFPCPNPTLFLRHRPFPPPSLLRLPHRSPRPGDLRLRARATVTPRSPSSLLSDSTRTLASLLALALSASKAVLSGVRRLAERAAVAAAPSPDELAELRSIQGNLAWAAGPLFFAARRMKRPSGYLNTPLTVVAAGMAKWLDIYSGVLMASNQIKTAAHARGGVPKCPCDNESRWAMEPADKITGISIGAASCVNSIKITFDNDGTTRVTPRYGGPGGELFQFSLMQDEYLTSVSGYVKHDCSEFPCVSQLTFTTNLGKTYGPYGGGGGTFFEVNVEYDEIKGFFGHATAEYLTAFGVYVMLA, from the exons ATGGCCTCCGCCGTCTCCACCGCCGCCTTCCCATGCCCTAACCCTACCCTCTTCCTCCGCCACCGGCCCTTTCCACCGCCTTCTCTGCTCCGCCTCCCCCACCGCTCTCCGCGCCCCGGAGACCTCCGTCTCCGCGCTCGCGCCACCGTCACCCCCCGTTCGCCCTCGTCCCTCCTATCCGACTCCACTCGGACACTCGCATCCCTCCTCGCCCTCGCCCTCTCCGCCTCCAAGGCCGTCCTCTCCGGCGTCCGTCGCCTCGCCGAGCGCGCCGCCGTGGCGGCCGCTCCCTCCCCGGACGAGCTCGCCGAGCTCCGCTCCATCCAAGGCAACCTGGCCTGGGCGGCCGGGCCCCTCTTCTTCGCCGCGCGCCGGATGAAGCGGCCGTCGGGATACCTCAACACCCCGCTCACCGTAGTCGCGGCGGGGATGGCGAAATGGTTGGACATCTACAGCGGAGTGTTGATG GCTTCCAACCAGATCAAGACGGCCGCGCATGCCCGAGGGGGCGTCCCCAAATGTCCATGCGACAACGAGTCTCGTTGGGCCATGGAACCTGCAGACAAAATCACTGGCATCAGCATTGGCGCTGCTTCATGCGTAAACTCCATTAAGATAACCTTCGACAACGACGGAACCACTCGCGTAACTCCCAGATATGGAGGTCCCGGCGGTGAACTATTCCAG TTTAGTCTCATGCAAGATGAATACCTCACCTCCGTTTCTGGGTATGTCAAACACGATTGTTCTGAATTTCCATGTGTATCTCAACTCACGTTTACCACCAATCTTGGAAAGACATACGGTCCATATGGAGGTGGGGGTGGAACCTTTTTCGAAGTCAATGTAGAATATGACGAGATTAAGGGCTTCTTTGGTCATGCAACTGCAGAGTATCTCACTGCATTTGGAGTCTACGTGATGCTGGCTTAG
- the LOC135623638 gene encoding jacalin-related lectin 3-like, with translation MASNHIKTAAHARGGVRKCPCDNESRWAMEPADKITGISIGAASCVNSIKITFDIDGTTRVTPRYGGPGGELFQFTLMQDEYLTSVSGYVKYDCSEFPCVSQLTFTTNLGKTYGPYGGGGGTFFEVNVEYDEIKGFFGQATTEYLTAFGVYVMLA, from the exons ATG GCTTCAAACCATATCAAGACGGCCGCGCATGCCCGAGGGGGCGTCCGCAAATGTCCATGCGACAACGAGTCTCGTTGGGCCATGGAACCTGCAGACAAAATCACTGGCATCAGCATTGGCGCTGCTTCATGCGTAAACTCCATTAAGATAACCTTCGACATCGACGGAACCACTCGCGTAACTCCCAGATATGGAGGCCCCGGCGGTGAACTATTCCAG TTTACTCTCATGCAAGATGAATACCTCACCTCCGTTTCTGGGTATGTCAAATACGACTGTTCTGAATTTCCATGTGTGTCTCAGCTCACGTTTACCACCAATCTTGGAAAGACATACGGTCCATATGGAGGTGGGGGTGGAACCTTTTTTGAAGTCAACGTAGAATATGACGAGATTAAGGGTTTCTTTGGACAAGCAACTACAGAGTATCTCACTGCATTTGGAGTCTACGTGATGCTGGCTTAG
- the LOC135622127 gene encoding jacalin-related lectin 3-like, translated as MASNLIKTAAHARGGVRKCPCDNESRWAMEPADKITGISIGAASCVNSIKITFDIDGTTRVTPRYGGPGGELFQFTLMQDEYLTSVSGYVKHDCSEFPCVSQLTFTTNLAKTYGPYGGGGGTFFEVNVEYDEIKGFFGHATEEYLTAFGVYVMLA; from the exons ATG GCTTCCAACCTGATCAAGACGGCCGCGCATGCCCGAGGGGGCGTCCGCAAATGTCCATGCGACAACGAGTCTCGTTGGGCCATGGAACCTGCAGACAAAATCACTGGCATCAGCATTGGCGCTGCTTCATGCGTAAACTCCATTAAGATAACCTTCGACATCGACGGAACCACTCGCGTAACTCCCAGATATGGAGGTCCCGGCGGTGAACTATTCCAG TTTACTCTCATGCAAGATGAATACCTCACCTCCGTTTCTGGGTATGTCAAACACGACTGTTCTGAATTTCCATGTGTATCTCAACTCACGTTTACCACCAATCTTGCAAAGACATACGGTCCATATGGAGGTGGGGGTGGAACCTTTTTCGAAGTCAATGTAGAATATGACGAGATTAAGGGCTTCTTTGGCCATGCAACTGAAGAGTATCTCACTGCATTTGGAGTCTACGTGATGCTGGCTTAG
- the LOC135621941 gene encoding jacalin-related lectin 3-like has protein sequence MASNHIKTAAHARGGVRKCPCDNESRWAMEPADKITGISIGAASCVNSIKITFDIDGTTRVTPRYGGPGGELFQFTLKQDEYLTSVSGYVKYDCSEFPCVSQLTFTTNLGKTYGPYGGGGGTFFEVNVEYDEIKGFFGQATTEYLTAFGVYVMLA, from the exons ATG GCTTCAAACCATATCAAGACGGCCGCGCATGCCAGAGGGGGCGTCCGCAAATGTCCATGCGACAACGAGTCTCGTTGGGCCATGGAACCTGCAGACAAAATCACTGGCATCAGCATTGGCGCTGCTTCATGCGTAAACTCCATTAAGATAACCTTCGACATCGACGGAACCACTCGTGTAACTCCCAGATATGGAGGCCCCGGCGGTGAACTATTCCAG TTTACTCTCAAGCAAGATGAATACCTCACCTCCGTTTCTGGGTATGTCAAATACGACTGTTCTGAATTTCCATGCGTCTCTCAGCTCACGTTTACCACCAATCTTGGAAAGACATACGGTCCATATGGAGGTGGGGGTGGAACCTTTTTTGAAGTCAACGTAGAATATGACGAGATTAAGGGCTTCTTCGGACAAGCAACTACAGAGTATCTCACTGCATTTGGAGTCTACGTGATGCTGGCTTAG